A single window of Leclercia adecarboxylata DNA harbors:
- the cydB gene encoding cytochrome d ubiquinol oxidase subunit II, whose product MGIDLSLIWFVIIVFATLMYIVMDGFDLGIGILFPAIQDADDRDVMVNSVAPVWDGNETWLVLGGAALFGAFPLAYAVIVDALTIPLTLMLIGLIFRGVAFEFRFKATPAHRPFWDKAFIGGSVLATFTQGMVVGAVINGFAVSGRAFAGGPFDWFTPFNLFCGLGLVVAYAFLGATWLVMKSENPLQGWMREVSKRLLLALLGIIAAISIWTPLSQPAIADRWFSLPNLFFLLPVPVLVAVLGLWQWRSLNNPHSHHLPFVLTLGLIFLGFSGLGISIWPHIIPPSITLWQAAAPAQSQGFMLVGALFIIPIILVYTFWSYYVFRGKVQPGEGYH is encoded by the coding sequence ATGGGTATCGATCTCTCCCTGATCTGGTTTGTGATAATCGTCTTCGCCACCCTGATGTATATCGTGATGGACGGGTTTGATTTGGGTATTGGCATTCTGTTTCCCGCCATTCAGGACGCCGACGACCGGGATGTGATGGTCAACAGCGTTGCCCCGGTGTGGGACGGAAATGAAACCTGGCTGGTGCTGGGCGGCGCCGCGCTGTTCGGTGCCTTTCCGCTGGCCTATGCGGTGATCGTCGATGCCCTGACCATCCCGCTGACCCTGATGCTGATCGGCCTGATTTTCCGCGGCGTGGCGTTTGAGTTTCGCTTCAAGGCGACGCCCGCGCACCGTCCGTTTTGGGATAAGGCGTTTATCGGCGGCTCGGTGCTGGCCACCTTCACCCAGGGTATGGTGGTGGGCGCGGTGATTAACGGTTTTGCTGTCAGCGGCCGCGCCTTTGCCGGCGGCCCGTTCGACTGGTTCACCCCTTTCAATCTGTTCTGCGGCCTGGGACTGGTGGTGGCCTATGCCTTTTTAGGCGCCACCTGGCTGGTGATGAAAAGTGAGAACCCGTTGCAGGGGTGGATGCGTGAGGTATCGAAGCGTCTGCTGCTGGCGCTGCTGGGGATTATCGCGGCGATCAGCATCTGGACACCGCTTTCCCAGCCCGCGATTGCCGACCGCTGGTTCAGCCTGCCGAACCTGTTCTTCCTGCTGCCGGTCCCGGTTCTGGTGGCGGTGTTGGGCCTGTGGCAGTGGCGCAGCCTGAACAATCCGCACAGCCACCATCTGCCGTTCGTGCTGACCCTCGGGTTAATCTTCCTCGGCTTTAGCGGGCTGGGGATCAGCATCTGGCCGCATATCATTCCGCCGTCGATAACCTTATGGCAGGCCGCCGCGCCAGCGCAGAGCCAGGGCTTTATGTTGGTGGGCGCGCTGTTCATCATCCCGATCATCCTTGTCTACACTTTCTGGAGCTATTACGTATTTCGCGGCAAAGTCCAGCCTGGGGAGGGCTATCACTGA
- a CDS encoding cytochrome ubiquinol oxidase subunit I, with the protein MFGLDAFHLARIQFAFTVSFHIIFPAITIGLASYLAVLEGLWLKSKNPVWRSLYHFWSKIFAVNFGMGVVSGLVMAYQFGTNWSGFSQFAGSITGPLLTYEVLTAFFLEAGFLGVMLFGWNKVGPGLHFFATCMVALGTIISTFWILASNSWMQTPQGFEIVNGQVVPVDWFAVVFNPSFPYRLLHMSIAAFLSSALFVAASAAWHLLRGNSTPAIRRMFSMALWMTLIVAPIQAMVGDMHGLNTLKHQPAKIAAIEGHWENPPGEPTPLLLFGWPDMEQERTRYGLEIPALGSLILTHSLDKQVPALKEFPKEDRPNATIVFWSFRIMAGLGMLMLLLGAVALWLRYKQRLYHSRPFLWFALLMGPSGLIAILAGWVTTEVGRQPWVVYGLQRTKDAVSAHGDLHMSVSLLAFIVVYTSVFGVGYSYMVRLIKKGPQEEESFPTENDGRPARPLSAASPEFTTKETP; encoded by the coding sequence ATGTTTGGTTTAGATGCGTTTCATCTGGCGAGGATCCAGTTTGCCTTTACTGTCTCCTTCCACATTATTTTCCCGGCGATAACCATTGGCCTCGCCAGCTATCTGGCGGTGCTGGAGGGGCTATGGCTGAAAAGCAAAAACCCTGTATGGCGCTCGCTGTACCATTTCTGGTCGAAGATCTTCGCCGTCAACTTTGGCATGGGCGTGGTCTCCGGGCTGGTGATGGCCTACCAGTTTGGCACCAACTGGAGCGGTTTCTCCCAGTTTGCCGGCAGCATTACCGGGCCGCTGCTGACCTATGAAGTGCTGACCGCCTTCTTCCTCGAAGCCGGTTTTCTCGGCGTGATGCTGTTCGGCTGGAACAAAGTCGGGCCGGGGCTGCATTTCTTTGCCACCTGCATGGTGGCGCTGGGTACTATCATCTCAACCTTCTGGATCCTCGCCTCCAACAGCTGGATGCAGACCCCGCAGGGCTTTGAGATCGTCAACGGCCAGGTGGTGCCGGTGGACTGGTTTGCGGTGGTGTTTAACCCCTCCTTCCCGTATCGCCTGCTGCATATGTCGATTGCGGCGTTTCTCAGCAGCGCCCTGTTTGTCGCAGCCTCGGCGGCCTGGCACCTGCTGCGCGGCAACAGTACCCCCGCCATTCGCCGCATGTTCTCCATGGCGCTGTGGATGACGCTGATTGTCGCCCCCATCCAGGCGATGGTCGGGGATATGCATGGTCTGAACACCCTGAAACATCAGCCCGCCAAAATTGCCGCCATCGAAGGCCACTGGGAGAACCCGCCCGGCGAGCCTACCCCCCTGCTGCTGTTTGGCTGGCCCGATATGGAGCAGGAGCGTACCCGCTACGGGCTAGAGATCCCGGCGCTCGGCAGTCTGATCCTCACCCACAGCCTCGATAAGCAGGTTCCAGCTCTGAAGGAATTCCCGAAAGAGGACCGCCCCAACGCTACCATCGTCTTCTGGTCGTTCCGCATTATGGCCGGGCTGGGGATGCTGATGCTGTTGCTGGGGGCCGTTGCCCTGTGGCTGCGCTACAAGCAGCGGCTCTATCACTCGCGGCCTTTCCTGTGGTTTGCCCTGCTGATGGGGCCGTCGGGGTTAATTGCCATTCTCGCCGGATGGGTTACTACCGAAGTGGGCCGTCAGCCGTGGGTCGTGTACGGCCTGCAACGAACCAAAGATGCGGTCTCCGCCCACGGCGATCTGCACATGAGCGTCAGCCTGCTGGCCTTTATTGTGGTCTACACCTCGGTGTTTGGCGTGGGCTACAGCTATATGGTGCGCCTGATTAAAAAGGGTCCGCAGGAAGAAGAGTCCTTCCCGACCGAAAATGATGGTCGCCCGGCGCGCCCGCTCTCGGCAGCGAGCCCTGAGTTTACTACCAAGGAGACACCATAA
- a CDS encoding DMT family transporter: MNALLYALVVVIWGTTWIAIFLQQGPVPAPVSIFWRFAVATATIMAVLLILRRLRPLALRDHLFCGLQGCCVFCFNFWCFYTAAGYINTGLESVIFSMAVLYNALNSFLFFGQRPPARFYLAAALGLLGIITLFWNDLLASGWSAGLLFGIALSALGTYGFSLGNMISLRHQRNGLETMTTNAWAMLYGTLVMGAIALIRGDDFTPVWSVSYMGALLYLALFGSVIAFGAYFTLVGRIGAGKAAYSTLLFPLVALSFSTVYEGYIWHSNGIAGLLLILTGNLVMFARPENWFRRLRTA, encoded by the coding sequence ATGAACGCATTATTGTACGCGCTGGTGGTCGTGATCTGGGGAACCACCTGGATTGCCATCTTTTTACAACAGGGGCCGGTGCCTGCGCCGGTCTCTATTTTCTGGCGCTTCGCCGTCGCCACCGCCACCATTATGGCGGTGCTGTTAATATTGCGACGCCTGCGCCCGCTCGCCTTGCGCGACCATCTGTTTTGCGGCCTGCAGGGCTGCTGCGTCTTCTGCTTTAATTTCTGGTGCTTTTATACGGCAGCGGGATATATCAATACCGGCCTCGAATCGGTGATTTTTTCGATGGCGGTGCTCTATAACGCCCTGAACAGCTTCCTCTTCTTTGGTCAGCGCCCGCCGGCACGCTTTTATCTGGCGGCGGCGCTGGGGCTGCTCGGCATTATCACCCTGTTCTGGAACGACCTGTTAGCCAGCGGCTGGAGCGCCGGTCTGCTGTTCGGCATTGCCCTGTCGGCGCTGGGCACCTACGGCTTCTCACTCGGGAATATGATCAGCCTGCGCCACCAGCGCAACGGGCTGGAAACCATGACCACCAACGCCTGGGCGATGCTGTACGGCACTCTGGTGATGGGGGCGATTGCGCTGATCCGCGGGGATGACTTTACGCCGGTCTGGTCGGTGAGCTATATGGGCGCTCTGCTCTATCTGGCGCTTTTTGGCTCGGTGATTGCCTTTGGCGCTTACTTCACGCTGGTCGGGCGGATTGGTGCGGGCAAAGCGGCGTACAGCACCCTGCTGTTCCCGCTGGTGGCGCTTTCGTTCTCGACGGTGTACGAGGGGTACATCTGGCACAGCAACGGCATTGCCGGGCTGCTGCTGATCTTAACGGGGAATCTGGTGATGTTTGCCCGACCGGAGAACTGGTTCAGACGGCTGCGAACGGCCTAA
- a CDS encoding DUF2474 domain-containing protein encodes MNQPVWKRLMWMVIIWGGSVLALALVGMFFRVLMTAAGFKAH; translated from the coding sequence ATGAATCAACCTGTCTGGAAACGTCTGATGTGGATGGTGATTATCTGGGGCGGCAGCGTGCTGGCCCTGGCGCTGGTGGGGATGTTCTTCCGCGTGCTGATGACCGCGGCGGGGTTTAAAGCGCACTAA
- a CDS encoding benzoate/H(+) symporter BenE family transporter, with protein sequence MRATSLTFPTLLSGFVAVLVGYASSAAIIWQAAAAAGATAPQIAGWMTSLGIGMGISTLALSWWYKAPVLTAWSTPGAALLATSLQGVTLSETIGIFIFANALILICGVSGLFARLMKIIPHSLAAAMLAGVLLRFGLQAFSNLEGHLLLCGSMLLAWLITKAFAPRYAIVATLLVGGAVAALKGDVVTDKLTFAVVMPEFIAPTFNLTTLVSIGLPFFLVTMASQNAPGFATLKASGYPVAVSPLIVFTGGLALLLSPFGVYSICIAAITAAICQSPDAHPDAGKRWLAAAAAGIFYLLAGIFGGSISGLMAALPLSWIQTLAGLALLGTIGGSLHQALHNEAERDAAIVTFLLTASGATLAGIGSAFWGLVAGGICYALLLRTRRA encoded by the coding sequence ATGCGCGCAACCTCGCTCACCTTTCCCACCCTGTTATCAGGTTTTGTCGCCGTGCTGGTGGGCTACGCCAGCTCCGCCGCCATCATCTGGCAGGCGGCCGCTGCGGCAGGCGCGACGGCACCACAGATTGCAGGCTGGATGACGTCGCTGGGGATCGGCATGGGGATCAGCACCCTGGCGCTGTCGTGGTGGTATAAAGCCCCGGTGCTCACCGCCTGGTCGACGCCCGGAGCCGCCCTGCTGGCGACCAGCCTGCAGGGGGTGACGCTGTCAGAGACCATCGGCATCTTTATCTTTGCTAACGCGCTGATTTTGATTTGCGGCGTGAGCGGCCTGTTCGCCCGGCTGATGAAAATTATTCCCCACTCCCTGGCGGCAGCGATGCTGGCGGGCGTTCTGCTGCGTTTCGGATTACAGGCCTTCAGCAATCTGGAGGGGCACCTGCTGCTGTGCGGCAGCATGTTGCTGGCCTGGCTTATTACCAAAGCTTTCGCCCCGCGCTATGCCATCGTGGCTACCCTGCTGGTGGGCGGTGCAGTAGCGGCCCTGAAAGGTGACGTTGTCACTGATAAGTTAACCTTTGCGGTGGTGATGCCGGAATTTATCGCCCCGACCTTTAACCTGACCACGCTTGTCAGTATCGGTCTGCCCTTCTTCCTGGTGACCATGGCCTCGCAGAATGCGCCCGGGTTCGCCACGCTCAAAGCCTCCGGCTACCCGGTGGCGGTTTCGCCGCTGATCGTCTTTACCGGCGGGCTGGCGCTGCTGCTGTCGCCGTTTGGCGTGTACTCTATCTGCATTGCGGCGATCACCGCCGCCATCTGTCAGAGCCCGGATGCGCACCCGGATGCCGGCAAACGCTGGTTGGCCGCGGCGGCGGCAGGCATCTTTTATCTGCTGGCGGGGATTTTCGGCGGCTCGATTAGCGGGCTGATGGCGGCCCTGCCGTTAAGCTGGATCCAGACTCTGGCGGGGCTGGCACTGCTGGGTACCATCGGTGGCAGTCTGCATCAGGCCCTGCACAATGAGGCCGAACGCGATGCCGCGATCGTGACCTTTCTGCTCACCGCCAGCGGCGCGACGCTTGCCGGGATTGGCTCGGCGTTCTGGGGATTAGTGGCGGGCGGCATCTGCTACGCCCTGCTGTTACGCACCCGACGCGCGTAG
- a CDS encoding helix-turn-helix domain-containing protein — MDITQHLAFTLKTLRQARGWSLSKLAEETGVSKAMLGQVERNESSPTVSTLWKIATGLNVPFSTFITPEAENPPVFDPQLQAMVVKPLFPWDETLKYDHFSITLAPGALSESTPHEAGVIEHVVAISGELEMQIDGVWQTLAPDTGLRFAGDKPHAYRNSSGQTVHFHSLIHYPR; from the coding sequence ATGGACATCACACAACATCTTGCCTTTACACTGAAAACGCTGCGTCAGGCGCGCGGCTGGAGCCTGTCAAAGCTGGCAGAAGAGACCGGCGTGTCGAAAGCGATGCTCGGCCAGGTGGAACGCAACGAATCCAGTCCGACAGTCTCAACGCTGTGGAAAATTGCCACCGGGCTGAACGTGCCGTTCTCCACCTTTATCACCCCCGAAGCGGAGAATCCGCCGGTCTTCGACCCGCAGCTGCAGGCGATGGTGGTCAAACCGCTGTTTCCCTGGGACGAGACGCTAAAGTATGATCATTTCTCGATTACCCTCGCCCCGGGCGCACTCAGCGAATCCACGCCGCACGAAGCCGGGGTGATTGAGCACGTGGTGGCGATCAGCGGGGAGCTGGAGATGCAGATCGACGGCGTCTGGCAGACGTTAGCCCCCGACACCGGCCTGCGATTTGCCGGAGATAAACCGCACGCCTACCGCAACAGCAGCGGCCAGACGGTGCACTTTCACTCGCTTATCCATTATCCCCGCTAA
- a CDS encoding peptidase U32 family protein — MRLPSHHLELLSPARDAAIAREAILHGADAVYIGGPGFGARHNASNSLRDIADLVPFAHRFGAKVFVTLNTILHDDELEPAQRLITDLYQTGVDALIVQDMGVLEMDIPPIELHASTQCDIRSVEKAKFLSDAGFTQIVLARELNLNQIRDIHQAADATIEFFIHGALCVAYSGQCNISHAQTGRSANRGDCSQACRLPYTLKDDQGRVVAFDKHLLSMKDNDQTANLGALIDAGVQSFKIEGRYKDMSYVKNITAHYRQMLDAIVEDRGDLARSSAGRTEHFFIPSTDKTFHRGSTDYFVNARKDDIGAFDSPKFIGLPVGEVLKVAKDYLDVEVTEPLANGDGLNVMIKREVVGFRANTVEKTGENRYRVWPNEMPADMYKARPHAALNRNLDHNWQQALMKTSSERRIAVDIELGGWEEQLILTMTSEDGTSVTHTLDGMFEVANNAEKALNNLKDGIAKLGQTIYYARDIQVNLPGALFVPNSLLNQFRRETAEMLDEARLANYPRGSRKAVSVPPPVYPETHLSFLANVYNHKARAFYQRYGVELIDAAYEAHEEKGDVPVMITKHCLRFAFNLCPKQAKGSIKSWKATPMQLVNGDEVLTLKFDCRPCEMHVIGKMKNHIFKMPQPGSVVASVSPDELLKTLPKRKGS, encoded by the coding sequence ATGCGCCTGCCATCCCATCATCTTGAACTCTTAAGCCCGGCTCGTGACGCCGCCATTGCCCGTGAAGCAATTCTTCACGGCGCCGATGCGGTCTATATCGGCGGCCCTGGATTTGGCGCCCGCCATAATGCCAGCAACAGCCTGCGCGATATCGCCGACCTGGTGCCGTTCGCCCACCGTTTCGGGGCGAAGGTGTTTGTGACCCTGAACACCATTCTTCATGATGATGAACTGGAGCCGGCGCAGCGTCTGATTACCGACCTTTATCAGACCGGCGTCGACGCGCTAATCGTCCAGGACATGGGTGTCCTCGAGATGGATATCCCGCCGATTGAGCTGCATGCCAGTACCCAGTGCGATATCCGCAGCGTGGAGAAAGCGAAGTTTCTCTCTGATGCCGGGTTCACCCAGATCGTGCTGGCGCGCGAGCTGAACCTCAATCAGATCCGCGATATTCACCAGGCGGCCGACGCCACCATCGAGTTCTTTATCCACGGCGCGCTGTGCGTGGCCTACTCCGGGCAGTGCAACATCTCTCACGCCCAGACCGGGCGCAGTGCCAACCGCGGCGACTGCTCCCAGGCCTGCCGTCTGCCCTATACCCTGAAAGACGATCAGGGCCGCGTGGTGGCCTTTGATAAACACCTCCTGTCGATGAAAGATAACGACCAGACCGCCAACCTTGGCGCGCTGATCGACGCGGGCGTACAATCCTTCAAGATTGAAGGGCGCTACAAAGACATGAGCTACGTGAAGAACATCACCGCTCATTATCGCCAGATGCTCGATGCCATCGTTGAAGATCGCGGCGACCTGGCCCGCAGCTCCGCCGGGCGCACCGAGCACTTCTTTATTCCGTCCACCGATAAAACCTTCCACCGCGGCAGCACCGACTACTTCGTGAACGCGCGTAAAGACGACATCGGCGCCTTCGATTCACCGAAATTTATTGGCCTGCCGGTGGGTGAAGTGCTGAAGGTGGCGAAGGATTACCTTGACGTGGAAGTGACAGAACCGCTGGCGAACGGCGATGGCCTGAACGTGATGATCAAACGTGAAGTAGTGGGCTTCCGCGCCAATACGGTGGAGAAAACCGGCGAAAACCGCTACCGCGTCTGGCCGAACGAAATGCCCGCCGACATGTATAAAGCACGTCCGCATGCGGCCCTGAACCGTAACCTCGATCATAACTGGCAGCAGGCGCTGATGAAAACCTCCAGCGAGCGTCGTATCGCGGTGGACATTGAGCTGGGCGGCTGGGAAGAGCAGCTGATCCTTACCATGACCAGCGAAGACGGCACCAGTGTGACCCACACCCTGGATGGGATGTTCGAGGTTGCTAATAACGCCGAAAAAGCGCTGAATAATCTGAAAGACGGCATCGCCAAACTGGGCCAGACGATTTATTACGCCCGGGATATTCAGGTTAACCTGCCTGGCGCACTCTTTGTGCCGAACAGCCTGTTAAACCAGTTCCGCCGTGAAACCGCTGAAATGCTCGATGAAGCCCGTCTGGCGAATTACCCGCGCGGCAGCCGCAAAGCGGTCTCCGTACCGCCGCCGGTCTACCCGGAAACGCACCTCTCATTCCTGGCAAACGTCTACAACCATAAGGCGCGGGCCTTCTATCAGCGCTATGGCGTTGAGCTGATCGATGCCGCTTATGAGGCGCACGAAGAGAAGGGCGATGTACCGGTGATGATCACCAAGCACTGTCTGCGCTTCGCCTTTAACCTCTGTCCGAAGCAGGCGAAGGGCAGCATCAAGAGCTGGAAGGCCACGCCTATGCAGCTGGTGAACGGCGATGAGGTGTTAACCCTGAAGTTTGACTGCCGTCCGTGCGAAATGCACGTCATCGGCAAGATGAAAAATCACATCTTTAAAATGCCTCAGCCGGGCAGCGTTGTGGCCTCCGTCAGCCCTGACGAACTGCTGAAAACGCTGCCGAAGCGTAAAGGCAGTTAA
- a CDS encoding DUF3313 domain-containing protein → MRTTTLFKVAALSGLLLLAGCASKVAAPEQYSGFLKDYSGLQQTTSASGKPTLRWVDPSYNEANYDSIIWNNITYYPTPKPTTQIGQRTLDELLNYTNTKMKTAIGQRKPIVTTPGSRSLIFRGAITGVSSQKEGLQFYEVVPVALVVAGTQMATGHRTMDTHLFFEGELIDSKTNKPVIKVVRKGEGKELNNESTPMTFATLKQVVDDMATDATMFDVNKTK, encoded by the coding sequence ATGCGTACTACTACTTTATTTAAAGTTGCCGCGCTTTCCGGCCTGTTGCTTCTTGCTGGCTGTGCGTCAAAAGTGGCTGCGCCTGAACAATATTCAGGCTTTTTAAAAGACTACTCCGGGCTCCAGCAAACCACCTCTGCATCGGGTAAACCAACGCTGCGCTGGGTTGATCCGTCTTATAACGAAGCAAACTACGACAGCATTATCTGGAACAATATCACCTATTATCCGACGCCTAAGCCTACCACTCAGATCGGCCAACGCACGCTGGATGAACTGTTAAACTACACCAACACCAAAATGAAAACCGCTATCGGCCAGCGTAAGCCGATTGTGACGACCCCGGGTTCACGCAGCCTGATCTTCCGTGGCGCCATCACCGGTGTCAGCTCGCAGAAAGAAGGCCTGCAGTTCTATGAAGTTGTCCCTGTTGCGCTGGTGGTTGCCGGCACGCAAATGGCAACCGGTCACCGTACTATGGATACCCACCTCTTCTTTGAAGGTGAGCTGATTGACTCTAAGACCAACAAGCCGGTCATCAAAGTCGTCCGTAAGGGCGAAGGGAAAGAGCTGAATAACGAAAGTACACCAATGACCTTCGCGACCCTCAAGCAGGTTGTTGATGACATGGCGACCGATGCCACCATGTTTGATGTGAATAAAACCAAATAA
- a CDS encoding helix-turn-helix domain-containing protein — protein MAEMYGAFENLRKHKAVLHNAVALNSGIQLAAWSNKRDTITQYCDHHTLSLYIADGYESYHKTNAGWKNGGGPDRFCLMPKESESSWDIRDDLSFIHLYCTDAHLRNVGEQIWDKSPYSFTLDENLFGDDASITALYRHFILGCDWQQSANQLTLSTASTLLLTHLVQHYSNVQWALPTVTGGLSPFVLRNVLGFIEENLAQPLILADLAGQASLSEFHFARMFRQSMQMAPHQYVMQRRMEKAKVLVRSTRQPLTEIALACGFSSASHFSNRFRAATGLTPSQLRASGA, from the coding sequence ATGGCTGAGATGTACGGTGCCTTTGAAAATCTGCGCAAGCATAAAGCGGTATTGCACAATGCCGTGGCGCTGAATTCAGGCATCCAGCTGGCGGCCTGGTCAAATAAACGCGACACCATTACGCAATATTGCGATCACCACACCCTGAGCCTCTATATTGCCGACGGCTACGAGAGCTATCACAAAACCAACGCGGGCTGGAAAAACGGCGGCGGCCCGGATCGCTTCTGCCTGATGCCAAAAGAGAGCGAATCCAGCTGGGATATCCGCGACGATCTGTCGTTTATCCATCTCTACTGTACCGACGCGCACCTGCGCAACGTCGGGGAGCAGATCTGGGATAAAAGCCCGTACAGCTTTACCCTGGACGAAAATCTGTTTGGCGACGATGCCAGCATTACCGCCCTGTACCGCCATTTTATCCTCGGCTGCGACTGGCAGCAGTCGGCCAACCAGCTCACGCTGAGTACCGCCTCGACGCTGCTTCTTACCCATCTGGTGCAGCATTACAGCAACGTGCAGTGGGCGCTCCCGACGGTAACGGGCGGCCTGTCGCCGTTCGTGCTGCGTAACGTGCTGGGGTTTATCGAAGAGAATCTGGCCCAGCCGCTGATCCTGGCGGATCTGGCGGGACAGGCGAGCTTAAGCGAGTTTCATTTTGCCCGCATGTTCCGTCAGTCGATGCAGATGGCGCCGCACCAGTATGTGATGCAGCGGCGGATGGAGAAGGCCAAAGTCCTGGTACGATCCACCCGCCAGCCGCTGACCGAGATCGCGCTGGCCTGCGGGTTCAGCTCCGCCAGCCATTTCAGCAACCGCTTTCGCGCTGCCACCGGGCTGACGCCGTCCCAGCTACGCGCGTCGGGTGCGTAA
- a CDS encoding ABC transporter substrate-binding protein translates to MKSNLTTLALMVAALTVSSTVAAKTLVYCSEGSPENFNPQLYTSGTSVDASAVPVYNRLVDFTPGTTDLVPSLAESWDVSEDGKVYTFHLRKGVKFQSNTLFTPTRDFNADDVIFSFMRQKDASHPYHNVSNGNYSNFESLEFGKLIVAIDKVDEHTVRFTLAHPEAPFVADLAWYFASILSAEYADAMLKAGTPEKVDMEPIGTGPFKLAKYQKDSRILFTAFPEYWQGKAKLDRLVFTIVPDASVRFAKLEKNECQVMPFPNPADLPRMKANKDLNLMSKAGLNTGFLSFNTQKPPLDNVKVRQALAMAINKPAIIEAVFQGTGTAAKNLLPPGVWSADSELKDYDYDPEKAKALLKEAGFANGMTIDLWAMPVQRPYNPNAKRMAEMIQADWAKVGVQTKVVTYEWGEYLKRVKGGEHQAALMGWTTATGDPDNFFGPLFTCTSANGGSNSAKWCYPPFDKIIAEAKSITDQNKRAALYQQAQQMMHDQMPAVMIAHSTIFEPVRKEVTGYEIDPFGKHLFWQVDIK, encoded by the coding sequence ATGAAAAGCAACCTCACAACCCTGGCACTGATGGTCGCCGCGCTGACGGTCAGTTCCACCGTTGCCGCTAAAACGCTGGTCTACTGTTCGGAAGGATCGCCGGAGAACTTTAACCCGCAACTCTATACCTCGGGCACCAGCGTGGATGCCAGCGCCGTACCGGTGTATAACCGGCTGGTGGATTTTACTCCGGGCACTACCGATCTGGTGCCGAGCCTGGCCGAAAGCTGGGACGTCAGCGAGGATGGCAAGGTCTATACCTTCCATCTGCGCAAAGGGGTCAAGTTCCAGAGCAATACGCTATTCACCCCGACACGAGACTTTAACGCCGATGATGTGATCTTCTCGTTTATGCGTCAGAAAGATGCCAGTCATCCGTATCACAACGTCTCCAACGGTAACTACTCCAATTTCGAGAGCTTGGAGTTCGGCAAGCTGATCGTCGCCATCGACAAAGTGGATGAGCATACGGTGCGCTTCACCCTGGCCCATCCGGAAGCGCCGTTCGTGGCGGACCTGGCCTGGTACTTCGCCTCAATCCTCTCTGCCGAATATGCCGACGCGATGCTGAAAGCCGGCACCCCGGAGAAGGTGGATATGGAGCCGATCGGCACCGGGCCGTTTAAGCTGGCGAAGTACCAGAAGGACTCGCGTATTCTGTTTACGGCGTTCCCTGAGTACTGGCAGGGCAAAGCGAAGCTGGATCGCCTGGTGTTCACCATCGTTCCGGACGCCTCGGTGCGCTTCGCCAAGCTGGAGAAAAACGAGTGCCAGGTGATGCCGTTCCCGAACCCCGCCGATCTGCCGCGGATGAAGGCCAACAAAGATCTCAATCTCATGAGCAAGGCGGGGCTGAATACCGGCTTCCTGTCGTTCAATACGCAAAAACCGCCGCTGGATAACGTCAAGGTGCGCCAGGCGCTGGCGATGGCGATCAACAAACCGGCCATTATCGAGGCCGTCTTCCAGGGCACCGGCACCGCCGCGAAAAACCTGCTGCCGCCGGGCGTCTGGAGCGCAGACAGTGAGTTGAAAGACTACGACTACGATCCAGAAAAAGCCAAAGCCCTGCTGAAAGAGGCCGGTTTTGCCAACGGGATGACCATCGACCTGTGGGCCATGCCGGTCCAGCGTCCGTACAACCCCAATGCCAAACGGATGGCCGAGATGATCCAGGCCGACTGGGCAAAAGTCGGCGTGCAGACCAAAGTCGTCACCTATGAGTGGGGGGAGTACCTCAAGCGGGTGAAGGGGGGTGAGCATCAGGCGGCGCTGATGGGCTGGACGACGGCAACGGGCGATCCGGATAATTTCTTCGGCCCGCTCTTTACCTGCACCTCGGCCAACGGCGGGTCGAATTCCGCCAAATGGTGTTATCCGCCATTTGATAAAATTATTGCCGAAGCGAAATCTATTACCGATCAGAATAAACGTGCGGCGTTATACCAGCAGGCACAGCAAATGATGCACGATCAAATGCCAGCGGTAATGATTGCGCACTCAACTATTTTTGAACCTGTACGCAAAGAAGTCACAGGTTATGAAATTGATCCGTTCGGTAAACATTTATTCTGGCAAGTGGATATAAAATAA
- a CDS encoding DUF2554 family protein, with protein MFTKTLSIVMLTCALFSGQLMAGHKGHEFFWVKNVDQQLRHEADSDELRAVAEDSAEGLREHHHWQKSRKPDTHFL; from the coding sequence ATGTTTACAAAAACGTTATCGATAGTGATGCTGACCTGCGCGCTTTTTTCCGGGCAGCTGATGGCGGGACACAAAGGGCATGAATTTTTTTGGGTGAAGAACGTCGATCAGCAGCTGCGCCACGAAGCCGACAGCGATGAGCTGCGCGCCGTGGCGGAAGATTCCGCTGAGGGTTTGCGCGAACATCACCACTGGCAGAAGTCGCGCAAACCGGATACTCACTTTCTTTGA